actaaccctacactaattccatattcctaccacatccccacctgtccctatatttccctatcacctacctatactagtggcaatttataatggccaattaacctatcaacctgcaagtcttaggcatgtgggaggaaaccagagcacccggaggaaacccacgcagacacagggagaacttgcaaactccacacaggcagtacccagaattgaacccaggtcgctggagctgtgaggctgcggtgctaaccactgcgccactgtgccgctctgggTTATTACTGGGTTATAATCAATACATGTGAAATTATTCTAATCCAGAGGGGAATTTCCATGTTTAACCCTGTTTCCCACCAATGTGATGAATCCCCTACCCCTGGAATTTCCTTAGTTATAGCTTTATTTCCTTGCTGTAGTGTGTAATAATGGTGTTGGGAGGTGTTCACTTGACTTATTAATGTTGTTATGGTTATTGGTAGTTCAGGGATGATGTACACCTGTGTTAAAATGGTAGGCtcaggactgtcacacaaacacattaaaTCTCCACAGAGTAATTACAAtattgattttcagactggaaccttaaacctgccgtttcactttcagtcaggaacaaatcccaattttacaccaatctctgatttgacagcacgtttccagcattcactgttgttcttcctgactctaaacacagttgtaaaggaaccTTCTTTTctgtgcccaggagctctgaacatggaagagagcggctgggacacatttcttacaggcctcaggattaacccacacggggactttgctgtcagcgaagagagacgagaaagaccaaagtgccatttgtccctctcagtgtgatcccgaaggactgtgttcaggctgaagttctgttcctgccgtacgatcctccctccagattgtcctttctgagctccagccaggtgatgctaaacactcaggtgggaaagacaacaaatctacaacagtgtgtttaaaaccaaGTTGATTTATAtaatttaaccagaatattaaactgTTGCCAAATTATAGGGATTATTCTCATCAAAAACAAACACCAACAGTCATAATAGAAACATAGGAAAGATaggtcacagaaggaggccttccAGCTCAGGGGGCTGAATTTAATCCCCCCCAAGCGTTGCGGTCCATGGCGGGGGAGGGCTGAAGATCACTCCGGAGGAGGCCCGACCCCATGAGGGCCCAGTCTTCACGGAGGCAGACTGGCCTCATGGCAGCAcctcccaccccccttccccactgcacctctcaccccccttccccactgcacctcccacccccccttccccactgcaccacgCCGCTTGGCAACGGGCTCGACATTTACGtatttaaatacatttttaaatacCCCACTTAATCGCAAGCCTGTCGCCGCCTCTGGTCGCGGTGTGATCTTTATGCCACTGGCTGGCACTCGGGTGCCTTCCCATCCACGTCTGGGGAATTGAGGTGCCACACTGGTTGGGTGTGGGGAGCAGGTAATGTTTCCTGTGTGGGAGGTAGAGCGGTGAACGGTGATAAAGAGAtttaattggtggaggggatggtgggaagggggaatGTTGATAGTTTATGCACTTTGAAGGGGAAAAGGTCAGTTGGAAAAAGgaagtgttttggggtggagagggaaagcaTTTAatgttgttattggggggtgggattgGAGAGGTTCAAAAATACTGCTTTTAATTTCTTTCAAAACTCTTTCCTGATTTCTTTAAAAATCCAGAATGCtccaaaccctttaaaaatggagtcagcACCTGCACACATACAGCTGGCACAGCTGCCAGTGATGGACGGGCCGCCCCCCGTCACGTGatctgggggagggagggggatgtggtggtGCAGGCAGGCCACCCTGTTCATTCAAATGAGCGGCCGCAATGAAGATTGTGGCAGCTCCCCGACATGCGGCTGACGCAGGCTGGGTGCTGCTTACTTCGTCTGCTGCTAAACTCGGCAGACCAGAAGATTCCGGACAGGGTCTGTAGCCTCGTAGGTTACGGCTCCTcaattgcatatccaagtactttttaaatgtgatgagagttgctgcctctatcaccctttcaggcggtgagttccagacaccaaacCCCCCCcaagcctctgggtgaaaagatttctcaactgtcttccaatccttctccaattactgtaaatctatgtcccctggttattgacctctctgataatagaaatagctccttcctatctactctatctcagaccctgataattttatacacatcagcctcctctgttcaaaagacaacaaccctagcctaaccaatctttcctcacagctaaaattctccaatcctgacaacatccttttaaatctcctctgtaccctctctaatacaatcacattcttcctgtaatgtagtgaccagaactgcacacagtattccagctgtagcctaaccagtgttttatacaattcctgtataatctccctgctcttatatcctgtgcctcagctaataaaagcaaaCTTTgcgtctgccttcttaaccaccttgcctacctgtccagccaccttcaggaatttgtggacatgcactccaaggtccctctgttcctctacacttctcagtctcCTACCATTTGTTGTGGATTCTCTTggtttgtttgtcctcccaaaatgcattacctcacatttctctggattgaattccatttgccattttctgcccacctgaccagtccagtgctatcttcctgcagtctacagctttcaccgcactgtcaaccacacagccactttttgtctcatctgcagacttcttaatcatgtcccctacatttaagtctaaatcattgatatatatatatatatataccacaaaaagcaaggacctggtactgagccctgtggaaccccactggaaacaggcttccagtcatgattcagttctggatgtgattaacagcagcaaaagCAGAATCCAACCTCTGCAGTTATATGTGGAAGGAAGGGAGaaactccagaaaattacaatcagcagggaagtggtactgaacaaattgttggagctgtgggctgacaagtccccgggtcctgatggacttcatcctagggtgttaaaagaaatggctagtgagatagttgatgcgttagttttaattttccaaaagttcctagattcggggaaggttccgttagattggaaaatagccaatgtaactcctttattcaaaaagggagggagacagaaagcaggaaactgcaggctagttagcttaacatctgtcttggggaaaatattagaagatttgattaaagatgttatagcagggcatttagaaaaattcaaggtaatcgggtagggtcaacatggttttgtgaaagggacatcatgtttaaccaatttattggagttctttgaagaagtaacttgtgctgtgaataaaggggaaccagtggatgtattgttcttagatttccagaaggcatttgataaggtgccacatcaaaggatatTGTGGAAAATGAAaactcatggtgaagggggtaacattttgacatggataaaagattggctagctgacaggaaacagagagtcagcataaatgggtcattttctagttggcaagatgtaatgagtggtgtgccacagggatcaacttcttacaatgtatataaatgacttaaatgaagggaccaaaggtacagttgctaaatttgttgatgacacaaagataggtaggaaagtaccttgtgacgaggacataaggaggctacaaagggatatagataggttaagtcagtggcaaaaatctggcaaatggagtataatttgggaaaatgcgaaattttccattttggcatattatctaaatggtgagagtttgcagagctctgagatgcagagggatctgggtatcctagtgcatgaatttcaaagggttagtattcaggtacagcaagtaattacgaaagctaatagaatgttattgtttattgtgaggggaattgaatataaaagtcgggaggttatgcttcagttatacaggacattggacattggaaggatgtaaatgcgttggaagcagttcagagatggtttactagactaatacctgaaatgggtgggttggcttacgaggaaaggttggacaggctaggcttatatccgctggagttcagaaaagtaagaagtgacttgattgaaacatgtaagattctgatggggcttgacagggtggatgtagaaaggatgtttcctcttgtgggagaatctagaactaagggtcacccacgtaaaacagagatgaggagaatttttttctctgagtgtcatgagtctttggaattctcttccacaaaaagcagtggaagcagagtctttgaatatttttaaggcagaggtagatcgattcttgaaaagcaaggaggtgaaaggttattaggggtaggtgggattgtagagttgaggttacaatcagatcagccgtgatctcactgaatggcagagcagacttgaggggccaagtggtctactcctcctaattcgtatgtgaactcactggtgtgtcagcaggttggatgactgagggaatcccttcccacattccgagcaggtgaacggcctctccccagtgtgagtgtgttggtgtaTCTGCAGATCCtttttgcttttaaagctcttctcacagaatATTCAaatgcctctccccagtgtgaactcgctggtgtgtcagaaggtgggatgactgaatgaatccctttACACACACAACGCAGGTGCACGGCCTCTCCCCAGCATGAGAGCGCTGGGGTTTCAGTAAATCCGTATTACTTCTAAATTTCTTCTCAGTCAACACATTGAAAAGGTCGGTATCAGTGTGAACAAACTGATGTTCATTGAACTGGGATAACTGagtaaaacctttcccacacactgagcaggtgaacggccgctccccactgtgaactcgctggtgtacatACAGGCTGGACAAACAtggaaatccctt
This genomic window from Heterodontus francisci isolate sHetFra1 chromosome 34, sHetFra1.hap1, whole genome shotgun sequence contains:
- the LOC137348810 gene encoding zinc finger protein 239-like — its product is MGGFKDGNAKQTSRQDLTVTHSSGPEYHWLLNVEGETHTGERPFTCSVCGKGFTCLSSLYGHQRVYSGEQPLTCSVCGKGFPCLSSLYVHQRVHSGERPFTCSVCGKGFTQLSQFNEHQFVHTDTDLFNVLTEKKFRSNTDLLKPQRSHAGERPCTCVVCVKGFIQSSHLLTHQRVHTGERHLNIL